One window of Drosophila busckii strain San Diego stock center, stock number 13000-0081.31 chromosome 3L, ASM1175060v1, whole genome shotgun sequence genomic DNA carries:
- the LOC108600909 gene encoding uncharacterized protein LOC108600909 isoform X4, which produces MHGYPVMQFVQYSMPPPCSWVPGPPPATTADHTLAHRHGVGIKKYVVWCLICGGFSCLLGVLFLGVYFLLHSYTITVGNFETVPTFVPATLLILTGVCIMSLARRRNRYSYLIKLSGACGLVSALTCALVTVTTTVLHMSRLQALRECEYAQKTRTCTCYSDLIESQVDRVDKGVRLVFDSLSDCGVVHGSLYTCLRAIFGLSVAGVLIAVFSCMLVYQLLSHERKKMYWEQLELRCRSLYASQAPPTHSLGALAAPGRMLNCRCCEQCHAHRQLTLPLQTTAYPWDEASAAAAAAAAAAAAGGANAEQRFWATQPPGNFYSPNPGGEEAAAAHERAARGNGGGWSWPRMPWQRNSPDATRRFRQAAASPDSQYGFSSTAAVAVADGNQLLMEEPVGAVYNAMPANALPYGVWGPPPPYSDPNSPARRGYYQYLQAGVCLSSNAAAGAALLPQQAIEAQPLAQLQMQQLAQQTRAGQAATLERMDGLNAGSGVVSTAGLVRHGAGYKAKYENTHSDSDGGGGWERERCSNTLPTRKLKKRIEAGAKSIGPQNNASHQRPNIQQLFPNAEAQSKPLEEQQPTQQQAQSAATGVENSAYQDSNGAIAKGQGQAAGTAGESLDPAESEVYFADVSSCCNDNYYDNAQRQLAALPHQHQHQHSNCSHSSNQSNANNNEDYLAQRFARREHSIRSRLPIPQTRLEDDYESSNLNMPTQKDISRQSMCSVESEAKTEFTDLSPSTPCGAALPPLPPPANFASDAPAMPAATAAAANFVASFPYSSESQCLEAHRRSTKNIHELLLAGNNTQDGSQSSHYEIINDRERYQLQRGGGVGSSKHKSKSKSRSREQLDIYGSSGATERSDWSDGSGGGAALRSSSSKRL; this is translated from the exons ATGCATGGTTATCCTGTGATGCAGTTCGTGCAGTATAGCATGCCACCACCCTGCTCCTGGGTGCCAGGACCaccgccagcaacaacagcggaTCATACGCTGG CACATCGTCATGGCGTGGGCATCAAAAAGTATGTGGTGTGGTGTCTCATCTGCGGCGGCTTCAGCTGTCTGCTGGGCGTGCTCTTCCTGGGCGTTTACTTTCTGCTGCATTCCTACACCATCACTGTGGGCAACTTTGAAACTGTGCCCACCTTTGTGCCCGCCACGCTGCTCATACTCACGGGCGTCTGCATCATGAGCCTGGCCAGGCGTCGCAATCGCTACAGCTATTTG ATTAAGCTATCAGGCGCCTGCGGCTTGGTCTCTGCTTTAACATGCGCCTTGGTTACAGTCACCACGACCGTGTTGCATATGAGTCGCCTGCAGGCTTTGCGGGAATGCGAGTACGCGCAGAAGACGCGCACCTGCACCTGCTACTCGGATCTCATTGAATCGCAGGTGGATCGCGTGGACAAAG GCGTGCGTCTGGTCTTTGATTCGCTCTCGGACTGCGGCGTCGTGCACGGCTCGCTCTACACCTGTCTGCGCGCCATCTTTGGACTCTCCGTGGCAGGTGTGCTCATTGCTGTGTTCAGTTGCATGCTCGTCTATCAGCTTCTCAGCCATGAGCGCAAGAAAATGTACtgggagcagctggagctgcgcTGCCGTTCGCTCTATGCCAGTCAAGCGCCGCCAACTCATAGTCTGGGCGCCTTGGCAGCGCCGGGACGCATGCTCAACTGTCGCTGCTGTGagcagtgccacgcccatcgCCAGttaacgctgccgctgcagacAACAGCGTATCCCTGGGATGAGGCTagcgcagcggcggcggcggcagctgctgctgctgctgctggtggcgccaATGCGGAGCAGCGTTTCTGGGCCACACAGCCGCCGGGCAACTTCTACTCACCCAATCCAGGTGGCGAggaggcggcagcagcgcatgAGCGTGCAGCACgcggcaacggcggcggctGGAGCTGGCCACGCATGCCCTGGCAACGCAATTCGCCGGATGCCACACGCAGATTTCGTCAGGCAGCCGCCAGTCCGGACTCGCAGTACGGCTTTAGCTCCACGGCTGCTGTAGCCGTTGCGGATGGCAATCAGCTGTTAATGGAGGAGCCTGTGGGCGCTGTCTACAATGCCATGCCAGCGAATGCCTTGCCCTATGGCGTCTGGGGACCGCCGCCGCCGTATAGCGATCCCAACAGTCCGGCGCGTCGTGGCTACTATCAGTATTTGCAGGCGGGCGTCTGCCTGTCCAGCAATGCAGCAGCGggcgcagcgctgctgccacagcaaGCCATTGAGGCACAGCCATTGGCGCAGCTGCAgatgcagcagctggcgcagcagaCGCGTGCTGGCCAAGCAGCGACGCTGGAGCGCATGGATGGCCTTAATGCTGGCAGCGGCGTTGTGTCCACAGCGGGTTTGGTGCGTCATGGCGCCGGCTACAAGGCCAAGTACGAGAATACACACTCGGATTCggatggcggcggcggctgggAGCGCGAACGCTGCTCCAATACGCTGCCCACGCGCAAGCTGAAGAAGCGCATTGAGGCGGGCGCCAAGAGCATTGGACCACAGAACAATGCAAGCCATCAGCGTCCCAATATACAGCAGCTGTTTCCAAACGCTGAGGCGCAATCAAAGCCGCTGGAGGAGCAACagccgacgcagcagcaggcgcagtcCGCTGCAACGGGTGTGGAGAACAGCGCCTATCAGGACTCCAATGGTGCCATAGCCAAGGGACAGGGCCAGGCAGCGGGCACTGCTGGCGAGAGCTTGGATCCCGCCGAGTCGGAGGTTTACTTTGCCGatgtcagcagctgctgcaatgacAATTACTATGACAATGCGCAGCGgcagctggcggcgctgcctcaccagcatcagcatcagcacagcaattgcagtcacagcagcaatcagagcaacgccaacaacaacgaggATTATCTGGCGCAGCGCTTTGCACGCCGGGAGCATTCCATACGCAGTCGTCTGCCCATACCACAAACGCGGCTGGAGGATGACTATGAAAGCTCCAACTTGAACATGCCCACGCAGAAGGACATTTCGCGACAGAGCATGTGCTCCGTGGAGTCGGAGGCCAAGACTGAGTTTACCGATCTATCGCCATCGACGCCATGCGGCGCCGCCTTGccaccgctgccgccgccagcgaACTTCGCCAGCGATGCACCAGCCATGCCAGCGGCCACTGCGGCGGCAGCCAACTTTGTTGCCTCGTTTCCCTACTCCTCGGAGTCGCAGTGCCTGGAGGCGCATCGCCGCTCTACCAAAAACATCCACGAGCTGTTGCTGGCGGGCAACAACACGCAGGACGGCAGCCAATCCTCGCACTATGAGATCATCAACGATCGTGAGCGTTATCAGCTGCagcgcggcggcggcgtcggcagcagcaagcacaagtccaagtccaagtcgcGCTCCAGGGAGCAGCTGGACATCtatggcagcagcggcgccacaGAGCGCTCCGATTGGTCTgatggcagcggcggcggcgccgccttgcgcagcagcagcagcaagcgcttgTGA
- the LOC108600909 gene encoding uncharacterized protein LOC108600909 isoform X2, producing MESAAAAAATAATASLQRVASQSSLVQSAPPHHYHYIQYPAHYQPPSMPAQAQQCQCPCSCGRATAATQQPTQQQQQQQQQQNASIAVVLVHQPTSSSTQQQQQQQQSTLKTQSAQSLLNHSYQALHDEEQQQQQRERLNLPLDSSVGSASCDCDLECSCAHNGISLSQQHKRNLLTDAMLAADEITVSESDNNSTMIKKKKPRASGAAGQLPVKMQPTSSCNDIYHDTELEAAAVGVAAAAAGIAGSNKSQSLDDHRPPLPPRPPPRPRSNLNGSNAHRHGVGIKKYVVWCLICGGFSCLLGVLFLGVYFLLHSYTITVGNFETVPTFVPATLLILTGVCIMSLARRRNRYSYLIKLSGACGLVSALTCALVTVTTTVLHMSRLQALRECEYAQKTRTCTCYSDLIESQVDRVDKGVRLVFDSLSDCGVVHGSLYTCLRAIFGLSVAGVLIAVFSCMLVYQLLSHERKKMYWEQLELRCRSLYASQAPPTHSLGALAAPGRMLNCRCCEQCHAHRQLTLPLQTTAYPWDEASAAAAAAAAAAAAGGANAEQRFWATQPPGNFYSPNPGGEEAAAAHERAARGNGGGWSWPRMPWQRNSPDATRRFRQAAASPDSQYGFSSTAAVAVADGNQLLMEEPVGAVYNAMPANALPYGVWGPPPPYSDPNSPARRGYYQYLQAGVCLSSNAAAGAALLPQQAIEAQPLAQLQMQQLAQQTRAGQAATLERMDGLNAGSGVVSTAGLVRHGAGYKAKYENTHSDSDGGGGWERERCSNTLPTRKLKKRIEAGAKSIGPQNNASHQRPNIQQLFPNAEAQSKPLEEQQPTQQQAQSAATGVENSAYQDSNGAIAKGQGQAAGTAGESLDPAESEVYFADVSSCCNDNYYDNAQRQLAALPHQHQHQHSNCSHSSNQSNANNNEDYLAQRFARREHSIRSRLPIPQTRLEDDYESSNLNMPTQKDISRQSMCSVESEAKTEFTDLSPSTPCGAALPPLPPPANFASDAPAMPAATAAAANFVASFPYSSESQCLEAHRRSTKNIHELLLAGNNTQDGSQSSHYEIINDRERYQLQRGGGVGSSKHKSKSKSRSREQLDIYGSSGATERSDWSDGSGGGAALRSSSSKRL from the exons ATGgaatctgcagcagcagcagccgccaccgCTGCCACGGCATCCTTGCAACGTGTCGCCTCGCAGAGCAGCCTGGTGCAGTCAGCGCCGCCGCATCACTATCATTACATACAATATCCGGCGCATTATCAGCCACCATCAATGCCAGCTCAAGCCCAGCAATGCCAGTGTCCCTGCTCTTGTGGACGCGCCACAGCGGCCACACAGCAgccaacacaacagcagcagcagcaacagcaacaacaaaatgcttcCATTGCTGTGGTGCTGGTGCATCAACCAACTTCCAGctccacacagcagcagcagcagcaacagcaatcaacATTGAAAACACAGTCGGCGCAATCGCTGCTTAATCATTCCTACCAAGCGTTGCACGAtgaggagcaacagcagcagcaacgcgagCGGCTGAACTTGCCACTCGACAGCTCGGTGGGGTCGGCCAGCTGTGACTGCGATCTGGAATGCAGTTGCGCCCACAATGGCATCTCCCTCAGTCAACAGCACAAGCGTAATCTGCTCACGGATGCCATGTTGGCCGCTGATGAAATAACGGTCAGCGAGTcggacaacaacagcaccatgatcaaaaagaaaaagccgCGTGCCAGTGGCGCTGCTGGTCAGTTGCCTGTCAAGATGCAACCCACGAGCAGCTGCAATGACATCTACCATGATACGGAGctggaagcagcagctgtgggcgtggctgctgctgctgctggaattgCTGGTAGCAACAAGTCACAGAGTCTGGATGATCATCGACCGCCATTGCCGCCACGCCCACCGCCCAGACCACGCAGCAATCTCAATGGCTCAAATG CACATCGTCATGGCGTGGGCATCAAAAAGTATGTGGTGTGGTGTCTCATCTGCGGCGGCTTCAGCTGTCTGCTGGGCGTGCTCTTCCTGGGCGTTTACTTTCTGCTGCATTCCTACACCATCACTGTGGGCAACTTTGAAACTGTGCCCACCTTTGTGCCCGCCACGCTGCTCATACTCACGGGCGTCTGCATCATGAGCCTGGCCAGGCGTCGCAATCGCTACAGCTATTTG ATTAAGCTATCAGGCGCCTGCGGCTTGGTCTCTGCTTTAACATGCGCCTTGGTTACAGTCACCACGACCGTGTTGCATATGAGTCGCCTGCAGGCTTTGCGGGAATGCGAGTACGCGCAGAAGACGCGCACCTGCACCTGCTACTCGGATCTCATTGAATCGCAGGTGGATCGCGTGGACAAAG GCGTGCGTCTGGTCTTTGATTCGCTCTCGGACTGCGGCGTCGTGCACGGCTCGCTCTACACCTGTCTGCGCGCCATCTTTGGACTCTCCGTGGCAGGTGTGCTCATTGCTGTGTTCAGTTGCATGCTCGTCTATCAGCTTCTCAGCCATGAGCGCAAGAAAATGTACtgggagcagctggagctgcgcTGCCGTTCGCTCTATGCCAGTCAAGCGCCGCCAACTCATAGTCTGGGCGCCTTGGCAGCGCCGGGACGCATGCTCAACTGTCGCTGCTGTGagcagtgccacgcccatcgCCAGttaacgctgccgctgcagacAACAGCGTATCCCTGGGATGAGGCTagcgcagcggcggcggcggcagctgctgctgctgctgctggtggcgccaATGCGGAGCAGCGTTTCTGGGCCACACAGCCGCCGGGCAACTTCTACTCACCCAATCCAGGTGGCGAggaggcggcagcagcgcatgAGCGTGCAGCACgcggcaacggcggcggctGGAGCTGGCCACGCATGCCCTGGCAACGCAATTCGCCGGATGCCACACGCAGATTTCGTCAGGCAGCCGCCAGTCCGGACTCGCAGTACGGCTTTAGCTCCACGGCTGCTGTAGCCGTTGCGGATGGCAATCAGCTGTTAATGGAGGAGCCTGTGGGCGCTGTCTACAATGCCATGCCAGCGAATGCCTTGCCCTATGGCGTCTGGGGACCGCCGCCGCCGTATAGCGATCCCAACAGTCCGGCGCGTCGTGGCTACTATCAGTATTTGCAGGCGGGCGTCTGCCTGTCCAGCAATGCAGCAGCGggcgcagcgctgctgccacagcaaGCCATTGAGGCACAGCCATTGGCGCAGCTGCAgatgcagcagctggcgcagcagaCGCGTGCTGGCCAAGCAGCGACGCTGGAGCGCATGGATGGCCTTAATGCTGGCAGCGGCGTTGTGTCCACAGCGGGTTTGGTGCGTCATGGCGCCGGCTACAAGGCCAAGTACGAGAATACACACTCGGATTCggatggcggcggcggctgggAGCGCGAACGCTGCTCCAATACGCTGCCCACGCGCAAGCTGAAGAAGCGCATTGAGGCGGGCGCCAAGAGCATTGGACCACAGAACAATGCAAGCCATCAGCGTCCCAATATACAGCAGCTGTTTCCAAACGCTGAGGCGCAATCAAAGCCGCTGGAGGAGCAACagccgacgcagcagcaggcgcagtcCGCTGCAACGGGTGTGGAGAACAGCGCCTATCAGGACTCCAATGGTGCCATAGCCAAGGGACAGGGCCAGGCAGCGGGCACTGCTGGCGAGAGCTTGGATCCCGCCGAGTCGGAGGTTTACTTTGCCGatgtcagcagctgctgcaatgacAATTACTATGACAATGCGCAGCGgcagctggcggcgctgcctcaccagcatcagcatcagcacagcaattgcagtcacagcagcaatcagagcaacgccaacaacaacgaggATTATCTGGCGCAGCGCTTTGCACGCCGGGAGCATTCCATACGCAGTCGTCTGCCCATACCACAAACGCGGCTGGAGGATGACTATGAAAGCTCCAACTTGAACATGCCCACGCAGAAGGACATTTCGCGACAGAGCATGTGCTCCGTGGAGTCGGAGGCCAAGACTGAGTTTACCGATCTATCGCCATCGACGCCATGCGGCGCCGCCTTGccaccgctgccgccgccagcgaACTTCGCCAGCGATGCACCAGCCATGCCAGCGGCCACTGCGGCGGCAGCCAACTTTGTTGCCTCGTTTCCCTACTCCTCGGAGTCGCAGTGCCTGGAGGCGCATCGCCGCTCTACCAAAAACATCCACGAGCTGTTGCTGGCGGGCAACAACACGCAGGACGGCAGCCAATCCTCGCACTATGAGATCATCAACGATCGTGAGCGTTATCAGCTGCagcgcggcggcggcgtcggcagcagcaagcacaagtccaagtccaagtcgcGCTCCAGGGAGCAGCTGGACATCtatggcagcagcggcgccacaGAGCGCTCCGATTGGTCTgatggcagcggcggcggcgccgccttgcgcagcagcagcagcaagcgcttgTGA
- the LOC108600909 gene encoding uncharacterized protein LOC108600909 isoform X3, protein MHGYPVMQFVQYSMPPPCSWVPGPPPATTADHTLAHRHGVGIKKYVVWCLICGGFSCLLGVLFLGVYFLLHSYTITVGNFETVPTFVPATLLILTGVCIMSLARRRNRYSYLIKLSGACGLVSALTCALVTVTTTVLHMSRLQALRECEYAQKTRTCTCYSDLIESQVDRVDKEGVRLVFDSLSDCGVVHGSLYTCLRAIFGLSVAGVLIAVFSCMLVYQLLSHERKKMYWEQLELRCRSLYASQAPPTHSLGALAAPGRMLNCRCCEQCHAHRQLTLPLQTTAYPWDEASAAAAAAAAAAAAGGANAEQRFWATQPPGNFYSPNPGGEEAAAAHERAARGNGGGWSWPRMPWQRNSPDATRRFRQAAASPDSQYGFSSTAAVAVADGNQLLMEEPVGAVYNAMPANALPYGVWGPPPPYSDPNSPARRGYYQYLQAGVCLSSNAAAGAALLPQQAIEAQPLAQLQMQQLAQQTRAGQAATLERMDGLNAGSGVVSTAGLVRHGAGYKAKYENTHSDSDGGGGWERERCSNTLPTRKLKKRIEAGAKSIGPQNNASHQRPNIQQLFPNAEAQSKPLEEQQPTQQQAQSAATGVENSAYQDSNGAIAKGQGQAAGTAGESLDPAESEVYFADVSSCCNDNYYDNAQRQLAALPHQHQHQHSNCSHSSNQSNANNNEDYLAQRFARREHSIRSRLPIPQTRLEDDYESSNLNMPTQKDISRQSMCSVESEAKTEFTDLSPSTPCGAALPPLPPPANFASDAPAMPAATAAAANFVASFPYSSESQCLEAHRRSTKNIHELLLAGNNTQDGSQSSHYEIINDRERYQLQRGGGVGSSKHKSKSKSRSREQLDIYGSSGATERSDWSDGSGGGAALRSSSSKRL, encoded by the exons ATGCATGGTTATCCTGTGATGCAGTTCGTGCAGTATAGCATGCCACCACCCTGCTCCTGGGTGCCAGGACCaccgccagcaacaacagcggaTCATACGCTGG CACATCGTCATGGCGTGGGCATCAAAAAGTATGTGGTGTGGTGTCTCATCTGCGGCGGCTTCAGCTGTCTGCTGGGCGTGCTCTTCCTGGGCGTTTACTTTCTGCTGCATTCCTACACCATCACTGTGGGCAACTTTGAAACTGTGCCCACCTTTGTGCCCGCCACGCTGCTCATACTCACGGGCGTCTGCATCATGAGCCTGGCCAGGCGTCGCAATCGCTACAGCTATTTG ATTAAGCTATCAGGCGCCTGCGGCTTGGTCTCTGCTTTAACATGCGCCTTGGTTACAGTCACCACGACCGTGTTGCATATGAGTCGCCTGCAGGCTTTGCGGGAATGCGAGTACGCGCAGAAGACGCGCACCTGCACCTGCTACTCGGATCTCATTGAATCGCAGGTGGATCGCGTGGACAAAG AAGGCGTGCGTCTGGTCTTTGATTCGCTCTCGGACTGCGGCGTCGTGCACGGCTCGCTCTACACCTGTCTGCGCGCCATCTTTGGACTCTCCGTGGCAGGTGTGCTCATTGCTGTGTTCAGTTGCATGCTCGTCTATCAGCTTCTCAGCCATGAGCGCAAGAAAATGTACtgggagcagctggagctgcgcTGCCGTTCGCTCTATGCCAGTCAAGCGCCGCCAACTCATAGTCTGGGCGCCTTGGCAGCGCCGGGACGCATGCTCAACTGTCGCTGCTGTGagcagtgccacgcccatcgCCAGttaacgctgccgctgcagacAACAGCGTATCCCTGGGATGAGGCTagcgcagcggcggcggcggcagctgctgctgctgctgctggtggcgccaATGCGGAGCAGCGTTTCTGGGCCACACAGCCGCCGGGCAACTTCTACTCACCCAATCCAGGTGGCGAggaggcggcagcagcgcatgAGCGTGCAGCACgcggcaacggcggcggctGGAGCTGGCCACGCATGCCCTGGCAACGCAATTCGCCGGATGCCACACGCAGATTTCGTCAGGCAGCCGCCAGTCCGGACTCGCAGTACGGCTTTAGCTCCACGGCTGCTGTAGCCGTTGCGGATGGCAATCAGCTGTTAATGGAGGAGCCTGTGGGCGCTGTCTACAATGCCATGCCAGCGAATGCCTTGCCCTATGGCGTCTGGGGACCGCCGCCGCCGTATAGCGATCCCAACAGTCCGGCGCGTCGTGGCTACTATCAGTATTTGCAGGCGGGCGTCTGCCTGTCCAGCAATGCAGCAGCGggcgcagcgctgctgccacagcaaGCCATTGAGGCACAGCCATTGGCGCAGCTGCAgatgcagcagctggcgcagcagaCGCGTGCTGGCCAAGCAGCGACGCTGGAGCGCATGGATGGCCTTAATGCTGGCAGCGGCGTTGTGTCCACAGCGGGTTTGGTGCGTCATGGCGCCGGCTACAAGGCCAAGTACGAGAATACACACTCGGATTCggatggcggcggcggctgggAGCGCGAACGCTGCTCCAATACGCTGCCCACGCGCAAGCTGAAGAAGCGCATTGAGGCGGGCGCCAAGAGCATTGGACCACAGAACAATGCAAGCCATCAGCGTCCCAATATACAGCAGCTGTTTCCAAACGCTGAGGCGCAATCAAAGCCGCTGGAGGAGCAACagccgacgcagcagcaggcgcagtcCGCTGCAACGGGTGTGGAGAACAGCGCCTATCAGGACTCCAATGGTGCCATAGCCAAGGGACAGGGCCAGGCAGCGGGCACTGCTGGCGAGAGCTTGGATCCCGCCGAGTCGGAGGTTTACTTTGCCGatgtcagcagctgctgcaatgacAATTACTATGACAATGCGCAGCGgcagctggcggcgctgcctcaccagcatcagcatcagcacagcaattgcagtcacagcagcaatcagagcaacgccaacaacaacgaggATTATCTGGCGCAGCGCTTTGCACGCCGGGAGCATTCCATACGCAGTCGTCTGCCCATACCACAAACGCGGCTGGAGGATGACTATGAAAGCTCCAACTTGAACATGCCCACGCAGAAGGACATTTCGCGACAGAGCATGTGCTCCGTGGAGTCGGAGGCCAAGACTGAGTTTACCGATCTATCGCCATCGACGCCATGCGGCGCCGCCTTGccaccgctgccgccgccagcgaACTTCGCCAGCGATGCACCAGCCATGCCAGCGGCCACTGCGGCGGCAGCCAACTTTGTTGCCTCGTTTCCCTACTCCTCGGAGTCGCAGTGCCTGGAGGCGCATCGCCGCTCTACCAAAAACATCCACGAGCTGTTGCTGGCGGGCAACAACACGCAGGACGGCAGCCAATCCTCGCACTATGAGATCATCAACGATCGTGAGCGTTATCAGCTGCagcgcggcggcggcgtcggcagcagcaagcacaagtccaagtccaagtcgcGCTCCAGGGAGCAGCTGGACATCtatggcagcagcggcgccacaGAGCGCTCCGATTGGTCTgatggcagcggcggcggcgccgccttgcgcagcagcagcagcaagcgcttgTGA